In Halobaculum sp. XH14, a single genomic region encodes these proteins:
- a CDS encoding nucleotidyltransferase family protein, whose amino-acid sequence MSDDGPPVVPAESAAEPPDDGGDSSVFGVILAAGTSSRFGDENKLLAEIRGERLVRRAVRTMLGTDPGTLAGVIVVLGHEAATVREALAGVDASADAAASANADASADADASANLDVTFVENPDHRAGQSTSVRAGVDAVADAGGDAAVFLPGDMPFVAPETVERLVAAYRADAGSAIAAAYHGRRGNPVLFDERHFDALRAVDGDTGGRAVLLESGGGILLDVADAGVRTDVDTAEDLDRHG is encoded by the coding sequence CGCGGAACCGCCCGATGACGGCGGTGACTCGTCGGTGTTCGGGGTGATACTCGCGGCGGGGACGAGTTCCCGCTTCGGCGACGAGAACAAACTGCTCGCCGAGATCCGGGGCGAACGGCTGGTCCGCCGGGCGGTCCGAACGATGCTCGGGACGGACCCCGGGACCCTGGCGGGCGTGATCGTGGTGCTGGGTCACGAGGCCGCCACGGTCCGCGAGGCGCTCGCGGGCGTGGACGCGAGTGCGGACGCCGCGGCGAGTGCGAACGCTGACGCGAGTGCGGATGCCGACGCGAGTGCGAACCTCGACGTGACGTTCGTCGAGAATCCGGACCATCGAGCGGGCCAGTCCACGTCGGTCCGCGCGGGGGTCGACGCGGTCGCGGACGCCGGCGGCGACGCTGCGGTGTTCCTCCCCGGCGACATGCCGTTCGTCGCTCCCGAAACCGTCGAGCGCCTCGTGGCCGCCTACCGGGCGGACGCCGGCAGCGCCATCGCCGCGGCCTATCACGGGCGGCGCGGCAACCCGGTGCTGTTCGACGAGCGCCACTTCGACGCGCTACGGGCGGTCGATGGCGACACCGGCGGCCGGGCGGTGCTGCTGGAGAGCGGTGGCGGAATCTTACTCGACGTCGCGGACGCCGGCGTCCGAACCGACGTCGATACCGCGGAGGATCTCGATCGGCACGGGTAG
- a CDS encoding class I SAM-dependent methyltransferase, giving the protein MDGRATSDRRSKLEQDRRKWDFWSARERFWRVYERDTRELRGDAVARLDLEPGDTVLDVGCGPGTNFELLREAIGADGRVIGVDLSPGMVERATERIETHGWENVEAVRADATALSLGDERFDGALATTAVSSTPDVPATVENVHDVLEPGARFAVYEIRLVPSGPGRLLNPLIRRFYRAFGNWNDEHNVLAALERSFDDTAVVERVALGTNYVAVATRSDGRSTTE; this is encoded by the coding sequence ATGGACGGACGGGCCACCTCGGACCGGCGATCGAAGCTGGAGCAGGATCGGCGCAAGTGGGACTTCTGGAGCGCCCGGGAACGGTTCTGGCGCGTCTACGAGCGGGACACGCGGGAGCTTCGTGGCGACGCCGTGGCCCGACTCGACCTCGAACCGGGCGATACCGTCCTCGACGTCGGCTGTGGACCGGGGACGAACTTCGAACTGCTCCGGGAGGCGATCGGCGCTGACGGTCGCGTGATCGGCGTCGATCTCAGTCCCGGGATGGTCGAGCGCGCGACCGAACGGATCGAAACGCACGGCTGGGAGAACGTCGAAGCCGTTCGAGCCGACGCGACGGCGCTCTCGCTCGGCGACGAGCGGTTCGACGGCGCGCTTGCCACCACCGCGGTGAGTTCCACGCCGGACGTGCCGGCGACCGTCGAGAACGTCCACGACGTGCTCGAACCCGGCGCCCGGTTCGCCGTCTACGAGATCCGGCTCGTCCCGTCCGGCCCGGGTCGACTGCTGAACCCGCTCATCCGGCGCTTCTATCGGGCGTTCGGAAACTGGAACGACGAACATAACGTTCTCGCGGCGCTGGAACGGTCGTTCGACGACACGGCGGTCGTCGAACGGGTCGCGCTCGGGACGAACTACGTCGCGGTCGCAACCAGGTCCGACGGGCGCTCCACGACCGAATGA
- a CDS encoding helix-turn-helix domain-containing protein, which produces MRSMRVELRFGEEALVPLHRGLCDSPDLDREIILGGQSADGVETISSFVYGDPDAFEPLLADRESVLEYDITPDEDGFFVYLRRELGPAGTSMLNSLAQDTVVIVPPIEFRSDRTMRMTVVGHPEDLKALSESVPDGVSIEILQLGDDVVSFGTSVSDRQRDALQVAWELGYFDVPRRNGIEAVATELDCAVSTASELLRRGAARAVGQLLGTTP; this is translated from the coding sequence ATGAGATCGATGCGCGTGGAGCTTCGGTTCGGCGAGGAGGCGCTCGTCCCCCTCCACAGGGGCCTGTGTGACTCGCCCGACCTGGACCGGGAGATCATACTGGGCGGACAGTCCGCCGACGGCGTCGAGACGATCAGCTCCTTCGTGTACGGGGATCCGGACGCGTTCGAGCCCCTGCTGGCCGACCGTGAATCGGTGCTGGAGTACGACATCACGCCCGACGAGGACGGGTTCTTCGTCTACCTCCGTCGGGAACTCGGTCCGGCGGGGACGTCGATGCTGAACTCGCTCGCGCAGGACACGGTCGTGATCGTCCCGCCGATCGAGTTCCGCTCCGATCGAACGATGCGGATGACCGTCGTCGGCCATCCCGAGGATCTCAAGGCACTCTCGGAGTCGGTTCCCGACGGGGTTTCGATCGAGATACTGCAGCTCGGGGACGACGTCGTGTCGTTCGGGACGTCGGTGTCCGACCGCCAGCGGGACGCGCTGCAGGTCGCCTGGGAGCTCGGCTACTTCGACGTGCCGCGCCGCAACGGTATCGAGGCCGTGGCGACGGAACTCGACTGTGCCGTCTCGACCGCCTCGGAACTACTGCGTCGGGGAGCGGCACGTGCGGTCGGTCAGCTGCTCGGAACGACCCCCTGA
- a CDS encoding HVO_0476 family zinc finger protein, translated as MSDSDAGERVPADCPGCNARTAHEVLKPGGHATVRCTECGHTHKIEIERPATTDVDVIVSQEGESYPTSLAANPEETVEVGDEFVVDTEAAIQQVRVTTVELGEERRVEEAQLGDVETVWTRVVDNVGVNVTVHPKDGRHDETRSLKVHVPGDFEFVVGDVERFGDDEFEIEGVQVRDEAEGYRREKFDHEGDMVFAKDVKRVYARDETTTAWSAW; from the coding sequence ATGAGCGATTCCGACGCCGGAGAGCGCGTGCCGGCCGACTGTCCCGGCTGCAACGCGCGGACGGCCCACGAGGTGTTGAAGCCGGGCGGACACGCGACCGTCCGCTGTACCGAGTGCGGGCACACCCACAAGATCGAGATCGAGCGGCCCGCCACGACCGACGTGGACGTGATCGTCTCCCAGGAGGGCGAGTCGTACCCGACCTCGCTCGCGGCAAACCCCGAGGAGACCGTCGAGGTCGGCGACGAGTTCGTCGTCGACACCGAGGCCGCCATCCAGCAGGTCCGCGTGACGACGGTCGAACTCGGCGAGGAACGGCGCGTCGAGGAGGCCCAGCTCGGCGACGTCGAGACGGTCTGGACCCGCGTCGTCGACAACGTCGGCGTGAACGTGACCGTCCACCCGAAGGACGGCAGACACGACGAGACGCGGAGTCTGAAGGTCCACGTCCCCGGCGACTTCGAGTTCGTCGTCGGCGACGTCGAGCGGTTCGGCGACGACGAGTTCGAGATCGAGGGCGTGCAGGTCCGCGACGAGGCGGAGGGCTACCGCCGCGAGAAGTTCGACCACGAGGGCGACATGGTGTTCGCCAAGGACGTGAAGCGGGTGTACGCCCGCGACGAGACGACGACCGCCTGGTCGGCCTGGTAG
- a CDS encoding thioredoxin reductase, with amino-acid sequence MAPNETRSSEAVVVVGGGPTGATAGVFTARYGLDTVVFDRGVSALQRCAFLENYPGFPGGIDVGTFSDLLCAQIEAAGCTLIEDTVTSVTDAPDGEGFLVETGDGRRLETDRVVASAWYDGDYLRPLGGDAMFETHDHGDGEHEHFDPDYADDDGRTPVEGLYVAAPAGQHSVQAVVAAGHGAHVARSLLADRRADQGYPDGVAPRYDWMRRDSEFAGEWGDRDRWREWYESEAGTDHDLDEERFVELRERYIDRAFETRVPDEEIEERSREGLRRLVETLGPERVLDAMDEETVRAHVESDEGDADSSDGRDAPDTT; translated from the coding sequence ATGGCACCGAACGAGACTCGCTCCTCCGAGGCGGTCGTCGTCGTGGGCGGCGGCCCGACCGGAGCCACCGCCGGCGTGTTCACGGCCAGGTACGGACTCGACACGGTCGTCTTCGACCGCGGCGTCTCCGCGTTGCAGCGCTGCGCGTTCCTGGAGAACTACCCGGGCTTTCCGGGCGGCATCGACGTCGGGACGTTCTCGGACCTGTTGTGCGCCCAGATCGAGGCCGCGGGCTGTACGCTGATCGAGGACACGGTCACGTCGGTCACCGACGCGCCCGACGGCGAGGGGTTCCTCGTCGAGACCGGGGACGGCCGTCGCCTCGAAACCGACCGCGTGGTCGCGTCGGCGTGGTACGACGGCGACTACCTCCGGCCGCTCGGCGGCGACGCCATGTTCGAGACGCACGACCACGGCGACGGGGAGCACGAGCACTTCGACCCCGACTACGCGGACGACGACGGCCGAACGCCCGTCGAGGGCCTGTACGTCGCCGCCCCGGCCGGCCAGCACAGCGTCCAGGCGGTGGTCGCCGCGGGCCACGGCGCACACGTCGCCAGGTCGCTCCTCGCGGACCGCCGGGCCGACCAGGGGTATCCCGACGGCGTCGCCCCCCGCTACGACTGGATGCGCCGGGACTCCGAGTTCGCCGGCGAGTGGGGCGACCGGGACCGCTGGCGCGAGTGGTACGAGTCCGAAGCGGGGACGGACCACGACCTGGACGAGGAGCGGTTCGTCGAACTGCGCGAACGCTACATCGATCGGGCGTTCGAGACGCGCGTCCCCGACGAGGAGATCGAGGAGCGCTCGCGGGAGGGGCTCCGCAGGCTCGTCGAGACGTTGGGGCCCGAGCGCGTCCTGGACGCGATGGACGAGGAGACGGTTCGTGCCCACGTCGAGTCGGACGAGGGGGACGCCGACAGTTCCGACGGGCGGGACGCCCCGGACACGACCTGA
- a CDS encoding ABC transporter substrate-binding protein: protein MDGKSRNGSTRRTFLRAGATISVGGLTAGCAGGTDAGSTPTDTEEASTPEPTEAEPTGTGTDTATETDGSYSVTMEPVGTVEFDAVPESWFPYTADYADMGVALGRADGLSAIGVGARFGSHLYEELPGVSVDDGELTELWQDGTGKEIFYELDADVHVIDPNFMLNRLQWSRADVDEIAENVAPFFGNTVFSRVYGWHDYADYSMYEAFEKLAAVFQERDRYEAFAAYHDEVIADVGSRLPAETPDVAVLYPAGVPPESFYPYRIGEGTQSKHWTDLNVGDALAKNDVTDAQAGGSTLDYEALLEIDPDALAIRLQGEITDEYFQSEIVSHLESHDVASELTAVRNDRVIYGGLTYQGPIVHLFQLESAAQGLYPDEFGGERLFDRRRVADIVNGSV from the coding sequence ATGGACGGCAAGTCACGGAACGGGTCGACTCGACGCACGTTTCTCAGAGCAGGCGCGACGATCAGCGTCGGCGGGCTGACGGCCGGCTGTGCCGGCGGGACCGACGCCGGATCGACGCCGACCGACACCGAGGAGGCGAGCACTCCCGAGCCGACCGAGGCGGAGCCGACGGGGACCGGGACGGACACGGCCACCGAGACGGACGGGTCGTACTCGGTCACAATGGAGCCGGTCGGAACGGTCGAGTTCGACGCGGTGCCCGAGTCGTGGTTCCCGTACACGGCCGATTACGCGGACATGGGCGTTGCGCTGGGACGGGCCGACGGGCTCTCGGCGATCGGCGTCGGGGCGCGGTTCGGCTCGCACCTCTACGAGGAACTCCCGGGCGTCTCGGTCGACGATGGCGAACTCACGGAGCTCTGGCAGGACGGCACCGGCAAGGAGATCTTCTACGAACTCGACGCCGACGTCCACGTCATCGACCCGAACTTCATGCTGAACCGGCTCCAGTGGAGCCGGGCGGACGTCGACGAGATCGCCGAGAACGTCGCGCCGTTCTTCGGAAACACGGTGTTCTCGCGGGTGTACGGCTGGCACGACTACGCGGACTACTCGATGTACGAGGCGTTCGAGAAACTCGCTGCGGTGTTCCAGGAACGCGACCGCTACGAGGCGTTCGCCGCCTACCACGACGAAGTGATCGCCGACGTCGGGTCGCGACTCCCCGCCGAAACGCCCGACGTCGCGGTGCTGTACCCCGCGGGCGTTCCCCCCGAGTCGTTCTACCCGTACCGCATCGGCGAGGGGACACAGTCGAAACACTGGACGGACCTGAACGTCGGCGACGCGCTGGCCAAGAACGACGTGACGGACGCCCAGGCGGGCGGCAGCACCCTCGACTACGAGGCGCTGCTGGAGATCGACCCCGACGCGCTGGCGATCCGCCTCCAGGGCGAGATCACCGACGAGTACTTCCAGTCCGAGATCGTCTCGCACCTCGAATCCCACGACGTGGCGAGCGAACTGACCGCCGTCCGGAACGACCGGGTCATCTACGGCGGGCTGACCTACCAGGGACCGATCGTCCACCTCTTCCAGCTCGAATCGGCCGCGCAGGGGCTCTACCCCGACGAGTTCGGCGGCGAGCGGCTGTTCGACCGACGGCGGGTCGCCGACATCGTGAACGGCTCGGTCTGA
- a CDS encoding ATP-grasp domain-containing protein, translated as MTAERRLAVTTRAETFDRLAGAFAQRGIEVVHVDPSERVTSLEAPDFPDVDVGWVYPSRAMEGAVLDAHLDVPWVNGRDAVLRSRNKAGVLAALGAADLPVPETTLVSNPVEEADVLAAAESVGYPLVVKPNSTTRGVGVTKVADPDSLSGATDYLDLVHDYRATGDRSYLLQEFLPDARDYRVMVVDGEYAGAVERRLPEEETAAGRWKHNVHRGAVAEATSVPADHRRLAERAAATLDAPLLGVDLLETDDRLVVSETNARPTVDAEAKYEAGFLDDLAALVRRTAAGE; from the coding sequence GTGACAGCGGAGCGACGCCTCGCAGTGACGACCCGCGCGGAGACGTTCGACAGGCTCGCGGGCGCGTTCGCCCAGCGGGGCATCGAGGTCGTTCACGTCGACCCGAGCGAGCGCGTCACCTCGCTCGAGGCCCCCGATTTCCCCGACGTCGACGTCGGCTGGGTGTACCCCTCGCGGGCGATGGAGGGCGCGGTGCTGGACGCCCACCTCGACGTCCCGTGGGTGAACGGGCGGGACGCGGTGTTGCGGTCGCGCAACAAGGCCGGCGTCCTCGCCGCGCTCGGCGCGGCGGACCTGCCCGTCCCCGAGACGACGCTCGTCTCCAACCCGGTCGAGGAGGCCGACGTACTCGCGGCCGCCGAGTCCGTCGGCTACCCGCTCGTGGTCAAGCCGAACTCGACGACCCGCGGCGTCGGCGTGACGAAGGTGGCCGACCCCGACTCGCTCTCGGGCGCGACGGACTATCTCGACCTCGTCCACGACTACCGGGCGACCGGCGACCGGTCGTACCTCCTCCAGGAGTTCCTGCCGGACGCGCGCGACTACCGCGTCATGGTCGTCGACGGCGAGTACGCCGGCGCCGTGGAGCGTCGACTCCCGGAAGAGGAGACGGCTGCGGGCAGGTGGAAGCATAACGTCCACCGCGGCGCGGTGGCCGAGGCGACGTCGGTGCCGGCCGACCACCGACGCCTCGCCGAGCGTGCCGCGGCGACGCTGGACGCGCCGCTGCTGGGCGTCGATCTGCTCGAAACGGACGACCGACTGGTCGTCTCCGAGACGAACGCGCGCCCGACGGTGGACGCGGAAGCGAAGTACGAGGCCGGCTTCCTCGACGATCTCGCGGCGCTGGTGAGGCGGACCGCCGCAGGTGAGTGA
- a CDS encoding Hsp20/alpha crystallin family protein yields the protein MRDDRDDPFGDIFDEIERMMNDVAGTGDAGFGTDTHVSVQHEDELVRLVADLPGVGKDDVDLQCDGRTLTIAADSETRRYDERVRLPVRVDEHSASASFNNGVLEVTFDALEPSADIDVE from the coding sequence ATGCGGGACGACCGCGACGATCCATTCGGCGACATCTTCGACGAGATCGAGCGGATGATGAACGACGTGGCGGGCACGGGCGACGCCGGCTTCGGCACGGACACGCACGTCTCGGTCCAGCACGAGGACGAACTGGTCCGACTCGTCGCGGACCTCCCGGGCGTCGGGAAGGACGACGTCGACCTCCAGTGTGACGGGCGGACGCTCACCATCGCCGCCGACAGCGAGACGCGCCGCTACGACGAGCGCGTGCGCCTCCCGGTCCGCGTCGACGAGCACTCCGCCTCGGCGTCGTTCAACAACGGCGTCCTCGAGGTCACCTTCGACGCGCTGGAGCCGTCGGCCGACATCGACGTGGAGTAA
- a CDS encoding zinc ribbon domain-containing protein — protein sequence MSVLQRLRDVLVPDTERGIVYECANCGHVVEEPRERCPECGSTEIIEQEGFDMRPDG from the coding sequence ATGAGCGTCCTGCAGCGGCTCAGAGACGTGCTCGTTCCGGACACCGAGCGAGGAATCGTGTACGAGTGTGCGAACTGCGGTCACGTCGTCGAGGAGCCGCGGGAGCGGTGCCCCGAGTGCGGTTCGACGGAGATCATCGAGCAGGAGGGGTTCGACATGCGACCCGACGGATAG
- the gap gene encoding type I glyceraldehyde-3-phosphate dehydrogenase, with protein sequence MSKSDLSTGADVTDPVRVGLNGFGRIGRNVFRAVMDDPRIELVGINDVMSGEDMRYLAAYDSVMGRLDGVSYDDGSEELVVGDSAVPVLDEQDPADLPWDEFDVDVALECTGVFRTHEDAERHVAAGADTVVISAPPKGEQPVKQLVYGVNHDEYAGESVVSNASCTTNSVTPVAKVLDEEFGIEYGLLTTVHAYTGSQNLVDGPKGKTRRGRAAAENIVPTSTGAAKAATEILPQLQGKLDGMAMRVPVPNGSITELVVDLESSPSAPEINDAFRAAADEGPLAGVLGYTDDEVVSRDILGLPFSSYADLPSTNTVGEDGLAKILTWYDNEYGFSNRLLDVAAFVDAN encoded by the coding sequence ATGAGTAAATCGGATCTCTCCACGGGGGCGGACGTGACCGACCCGGTCCGCGTGGGGCTGAACGGCTTCGGCCGGATCGGCCGCAACGTCTTCCGGGCGGTCATGGACGACCCGCGGATCGAACTCGTCGGCATCAACGACGTGATGTCGGGCGAGGACATGCGCTATCTCGCCGCCTACGACTCGGTGATGGGCCGACTGGACGGCGTGAGCTACGACGACGGGAGCGAGGAACTGGTCGTCGGCGACTCCGCCGTGCCGGTGCTGGACGAGCAGGACCCGGCCGACCTCCCGTGGGACGAGTTCGACGTCGACGTCGCGCTCGAGTGCACGGGCGTGTTCCGCACCCACGAGGACGCCGAGCGCCACGTCGCGGCCGGCGCGGACACCGTCGTCATCTCGGCGCCGCCGAAGGGCGAGCAGCCGGTCAAACAGCTCGTCTACGGCGTGAACCACGACGAGTACGCGGGCGAGTCGGTCGTCTCCAACGCCTCCTGTACGACGAACTCGGTGACGCCCGTGGCGAAGGTGCTCGACGAGGAGTTCGGCATCGAGTACGGGCTGCTCACCACGGTCCACGCCTACACAGGCTCGCAGAACCTGGTGGACGGGCCGAAGGGCAAGACCCGCCGCGGGCGCGCGGCGGCGGAGAACATCGTCCCCACCTCCACCGGCGCGGCGAAGGCCGCGACCGAAATCCTGCCCCAGTTGCAGGGAAAACTCGACGGGATGGCGATGCGCGTCCCGGTGCCGAACGGCTCCATCACCGAACTCGTCGTGGACCTCGAATCGTCGCCGAGCGCCCCCGAGATCAACGACGCGTTCCGCGCGGCCGCAGACGAGGGTCCGCTGGCCGGCGTGCTGGGCTACACCGACGACGAGGTCGTCTCGCGGGACATTTTGGGTCTGCCGTTCTCCTCCTACGCGGACCTCCCCTCGACCAACACCGTCGGGGAGGACGGGCTGGCGAAGATCCTGACGTGGTACGACAACGAGTACGGCTTCTCGAACCGCCTGCTCGACGTGGCGGCCTTCGTGGACGCGAACTGA
- a CDS encoding glycine zipper 2TM domain-containing protein, giving the protein MRARIKRATSRAKYAAIGAAVGAALGGLVSRNAASTGGGLGALAGAAVGERRSGMESAIEELKQRTES; this is encoded by the coding sequence ATGCGTGCGCGAATCAAGCGAGCGACGAGTCGTGCGAAGTACGCCGCGATCGGTGCCGCCGTCGGCGCCGCCCTCGGCGGGTTGGTCAGTCGAAACGCCGCGAGCACCGGCGGCGGCCTCGGCGCGCTCGCGGGCGCGGCGGTCGGCGAGCGGCGGAGCGGGATGGAATCGGCGATCGAGGAACTCAAGCAGCGAACCGAGTCCTGA
- the gcvT gene encoding glycine cleavage system aminomethyltransferase GcvT: MTLRKPPLREVHAERGASFTEFGGWDMPVEFDSIRAEHRAVREAAGVFDVSHMGEIEVVGPDATALLQRLTTNDVTELEPGEAQYAGICREDGVLLDDTVVYRLPDERAGDAGPAYLFIPNAGHDEQMHERWVDHRNDADLDAEVRNATEDWAMFAVQGPEAPDVVAREATADVLPLSKFEATFSEVAGVECWVARTGYTGEDGFELLCPWDEAETVWSAFADACEPCGLGARDTLRIEQGFLLSGQDFHPEDEPHTPYEAGIGFVVDLDTEFVGRDALAEQDEVGIEESFVGIELLERGVARHGYDVTDEDGHVVGRVTSGTMSPTLDKPVALGYLPVGLTDPGTTVNVVVRGSEKRANVVTPPFN, encoded by the coding sequence ATGACCCTACGGAAGCCGCCACTGCGCGAAGTCCACGCCGAGCGCGGCGCGTCGTTCACCGAGTTCGGCGGCTGGGACATGCCCGTGGAGTTCGACTCCATCCGGGCGGAACACCGGGCGGTCCGCGAGGCGGCCGGCGTGTTCGACGTCTCCCACATGGGCGAGATCGAGGTCGTCGGGCCGGACGCGACGGCGCTGTTGCAGCGGCTCACGACCAACGACGTGACGGAACTGGAGCCGGGCGAGGCCCAGTACGCGGGCATCTGCCGCGAAGACGGCGTGCTGCTCGACGACACGGTCGTCTACCGCCTGCCGGACGAGCGCGCCGGCGACGCCGGGCCGGCGTACCTGTTCATCCCGAACGCCGGCCACGACGAGCAGATGCACGAACGGTGGGTCGACCACCGGAACGACGCCGACCTCGACGCGGAGGTCCGCAACGCCACCGAGGACTGGGCGATGTTCGCGGTCCAGGGCCCCGAGGCACCCGACGTCGTCGCGCGCGAGGCGACCGCGGACGTGCTGCCGCTCTCCAAGTTCGAGGCGACGTTCTCCGAGGTCGCCGGCGTCGAGTGCTGGGTCGCCCGCACGGGCTACACCGGCGAGGACGGCTTCGAACTGCTCTGTCCCTGGGACGAGGCCGAGACGGTCTGGTCGGCGTTCGCCGACGCCTGCGAGCCGTGCGGGCTCGGCGCGCGCGACACCCTCCGCATCGAGCAGGGGTTCCTGCTCTCGGGGCAGGACTTCCACCCGGAGGACGAGCCGCACACCCCCTACGAGGCCGGCATCGGCTTCGTCGTGGACCTCGACACCGAGTTCGTCGGGCGCGACGCGCTGGCCGAACAGGACGAGGTCGGCATCGAGGAGTCGTTCGTCGGCATCGAGCTGCTCGAACGAGGCGTCGCCCGCCACGGCTACGACGTCACCGACGAGGACGGCCACGTCGTCGGCCGCGTCACCAGCGGCACGATGAGCCCCACGCTCGACAAGCCAGTCGCGCTCGGCTACCTCCCCGTCGGACTCACCGACCCCGGCACGACCGTCAACGTCGTCGTCCGGGGCAGCGAAAAGCGCGCGAACGTCGTCACCCCGCCGTTCAACTGA
- the gcvH gene encoding glycine cleavage system protein GcvH — translation MSFDVPDGNRYRESHEWISTDAPHRVGISDFAQDELGDVVFVELPEVGETVEAGAEFGVVESIKAVSDLYAPISGEVTAVNEALFDEPELVNEDPFGDGWMLEIDPADGDDLDALLPAEEYREQIE, via the coding sequence ATGAGCTTCGACGTACCCGACGGAAACCGCTACCGCGAATCGCACGAGTGGATCTCGACCGACGCCCCCCACCGCGTCGGCATCTCGGACTTCGCCCAGGACGAACTCGGCGACGTGGTGTTCGTCGAACTGCCCGAGGTCGGTGAGACGGTCGAGGCCGGCGCGGAGTTCGGGGTCGTCGAGTCCATCAAGGCCGTCTCGGACCTCTACGCGCCGATCTCGGGCGAGGTGACCGCGGTCAACGAGGCGCTGTTCGACGAGCCGGAACTGGTGAACGAGGACCCGTTCGGCGACGGCTGGATGCTCGAGATCGACCCGGCGGACGGGGACGACCTCGACGCGCTGCTCCCGGCCGAGGAGTACCGCGAGCAGATCGAGTAA
- a CDS encoding metallophosphoesterase family protein, giving the protein MGVRELADRRLYAGAAPAHETAYEALAVEDDHVARFDRPRSDAPIRLAVVSDPHVAGDDDGTWKLFHRTRDRFRATLAAVESEGVDALLLSGDLTKDGEVGDLDWIESALAAVDVPVLAVPGNHDVKEFPAAAFADRFADDGFPVHLDLDGVDVLGLNTAMWPDDGDDPRLAVVSADQLAWLDETLPGTSEPIVVSHHNLPGLPAHVGGDGWAPHPPVGNAEALVNVLAEHDVPLHLSGHVHLLSLTRPLGVRGLIAPSLASFPQSYLLLDVDATGTTVRSRTAATEADIEEAYEAGRDHSARGGVIADLNAEQLRTLPLVDERADPAGTIEPIHRPPVEAGADGAG; this is encoded by the coding sequence ATGGGAGTTCGGGAGCTCGCCGACCGACGACTGTACGCGGGGGCGGCCCCCGCCCACGAGACGGCGTACGAAGCCCTCGCGGTCGAGGACGACCACGTCGCCCGCTTCGACCGACCGCGGAGCGACGCACCGATCCGACTGGCCGTCGTCTCGGACCCGCACGTGGCCGGCGACGACGACGGGACGTGGAAGCTCTTCCACCGCACGCGGGACCGGTTCCGTGCCACGCTCGCCGCGGTGGAGTCGGAGGGGGTCGACGCCCTCCTGCTCTCGGGCGACCTCACGAAGGACGGCGAGGTCGGGGACCTCGACTGGATCGAGTCGGCGCTCGCGGCGGTCGACGTGCCGGTGCTCGCGGTGCCGGGCAACCACGACGTGAAGGAGTTCCCGGCCGCGGCGTTCGCGGACCGGTTCGCCGACGACGGGTTCCCCGTCCACCTCGATCTCGACGGGGTCGACGTGCTCGGCCTCAACACCGCGATGTGGCCCGACGACGGCGACGACCCCCGACTGGCCGTCGTCTCCGCGGACCAGCTCGCGTGGCTCGACGAGACGCTGCCGGGGACGAGCGAGCCGATCGTCGTCTCCCACCACAACCTCCCCGGGCTCCCAGCCCACGTCGGCGGCGACGGCTGGGCGCCCCATCCGCCGGTCGGGAACGCGGAGGCGCTGGTGAACGTGCTGGCCGAGCACGACGTTCCCCTCCACCTCTCGGGGCACGTTCACCTGCTCTCGCTCACCCGACCACTCGGCGTCCGGGGGCTCATCGCCCCCTCGCTCGCCTCGTTCCCCCAGTCGTACCTCCTCCTCGACGTGGACGCGACCGGGACGACGGTGCGGAGCCGCACCGCCGCGACCGAGGCCGACATCGAGGAGGCGTACGAGGCGGGGCGCGACCACTCGGCGCGGGGCGGCGTCATCGCCGACCTGAACGCCGAGCAGCTCAGGACGCTGCCGCTCGTCGACGAGCGTGCCGACCCGGCCGGAACGATCGAGCCGATCCACCGGCCGCCGGTCGAGGCGGGCGCGGACGGCGCCGGGTAG